A single Cryptococcus deuterogattii R265 chromosome 2, complete sequence DNA region contains:
- a CDS encoding glutaredoxin, with protein MSFTAFQRLTTLSTHITRAPISTRYFATTQTAKIGSSISTPNMSSDVKYLVDKAIADNKVVVFSKTYCPYCKRAKSYLAEDTKDIEILELDERDDGPAIQAYLKELNGQGTVPHVYINKEFIGGSSDLLKLSHEQVKKKISAVSSA; from the exons ATGTCTTTTACTGCTTTCCAGCGTCTCACAACACTCTCTACCCACATTACCAGAGCACCCATTTCCACTAGATACTTCGCTACCACACAAACCGCCAAAATAGGATCATCTATTTCAACTCCCAACATGAGCTCCGACGTTAAATATCTGGTCGATAAAGCCATCGCCGATAACAAAGTCGTCGTATTTTCGAAGACCTACTGCCCT TACTGCAAGCGGGCTAAGTCTTACCTTGCCGAGGATACTAAGGACATCGAGATTCTTGA ACTCGACGAACGCGATGACGGTC CTGCCATCCAAGCTTACCTCAAGGAACTCAACGGCCAGGGCACTGTTCCCCATGTCTATATCAACAAGGAGTTCATCGGTGGCTCCAGCGACctcctcaagctctctCACGAGcaggtcaagaagaagatctcTGCTGTCTCGTCCGCTTAG